A stretch of the Massilia varians genome encodes the following:
- a CDS encoding IS3 family transposase (programmed frameshift) — protein MKTLKKTYTPELKEEAVKLVLAQGLSIEQAAARVSIPKGTLANWVAAAKRGPAATAAPGSRSVAELEAENAKLRRQLVQAEMERDIVKKGGGVLCAGVAAKYAWIKTMRLDFPGYPVKLMCQVLDVSRSGYYNSLQAKPSTREQEDARLKILITAVHRQTRETYGVPRIKHELAAQGHEVGRDRVRRLRQELNLRCKQRRKFIATTNSNHNLPIAEKLLEQRFAPNRPDEVWVTDITYISTAEGWLYLAGVKDVFTCEIVGYAMGERMTQELTTQALWRAVSHKRPAPGLIHHSDRGSQYCAHAYQELVAQFGMRASMSRRGNCYDNAPMESFWGTLKNELVHHRRYATRAEAKASIQEYIEIFYNRQRRHSRIGFVPPALFAESFSEQPQAA, from the exons ATGAAGACATTGAAGAAGACGTACACCCCGGAACTCAAGGAAGAAGCCGTGAAGCTGGTGCTGGCGCAGGGTTTGTCCATTGAGCAGGCAGCAGCACGAGTAAGTATCCCAAAAGGGACGCTGGCCAATTGGGTAGCAGCCGCCAAACGCGGGCCGGCCGCAACAGCAGCCCCTGGAAGCCGCTCTGTGGCCGAGCTGGAAGCGGAGAACGCGAAGCTGCGCAGGCAGCTGGTCCAGGCAGAGATGGAGCGGGACATCGTAAAAAAAG GCGGCGGCGTACTTTGCGCAGGAGTCGCTGCCAAGTACGCGTGGATAAAGACAATGCGACTCGATTTCCCTGGCTATCCTGTGAAGCTGATGTGCCAGGTATTGGACGTCTCGCGCAGCGGCTACTACAACTCGCTGCAGGCCAAGCCATCGACACGCGAGCAGGAAGACGCTCGGTTGAAAATCCTGATTACGGCAGTGCATCGGCAAACCCGAGAGACCTACGGGGTGCCTCGGATAAAGCACGAGCTTGCTGCACAGGGCCATGAAGTTGGTCGCGACCGTGTGCGCCGACTTCGCCAGGAGCTCAATCTGCGCTGCAAACAACGGCGCAAATTCATCGCAACGACAAACTCGAATCACAACCTTCCCATCGCTGAGAAATTGCTGGAACAGCGGTTCGCGCCGAACAGGCCTGACGAAGTGTGGGTGACCGACATCACCTATATCTCCACTGCCGAAGGCTGGCTGTATCTTGCCGGCGTAAAGGACGTTTTTACCTGCGAGATCGTCGGCTACGCGATGGGCGAGCGCATGACGCAGGAGCTGACGACGCAGGCCTTGTGGCGCGCCGTGAGCCACAAGCGGCCGGCGCCAGGGCTGATCCATCATTCGGACCGTGGAAGCCAATACTGCGCCCATGCCTATCAGGAGCTGGTGGCGCAGTTCGGCATGCGCGCGTCGATGTCGCGCCGCGGGAACTGCTATGACAACGCGCCGATGGAGAGCTTCTGGGGCACGCTGAAGAATGAGCTTGTTCATCATCGCCGCTATGCCACCCGTGCTGAGGCAAAGGCCTCGATTCAGGAATACATCGAAATTTTCTACAACCGACAGCGGCGCCATTCCCGCATCGGCTTTGTTCCGCCAGCGTTGTTCGCCGAATCCTTCAGCGAACAGCCGCAGGCGGCTTAA
- a CDS encoding PAAR domain-containing protein, translating into MCNVIRLGDPTSHGGKVVSVSAEHFTVDGKPVARVGDVCTCPIKGHDNCKIAEGEQRHVIDDIAVAYEGHKTTCGATLIATVGNFCEE; encoded by the coding sequence ATGTGCAACGTCATTCGTCTCGGTGACCCGACATCCCATGGCGGCAAGGTAGTGAGCGTAAGCGCAGAGCATTTCACGGTGGATGGAAAACCGGTGGCCCGTGTGGGCGACGTGTGCACTTGTCCCATCAAGGGACATGACAACTGCAAGATCGCCGAAGGCGAGCAGCGCCACGTCATCGACGACATCGCAGTCGCTTACGAGGGACATAAAACGACCTGCGGCGCCACCTTGATTGCAACTGTCGGGAATTTTTGTGAAGAGTAG
- a CDS encoding sodium:solute symporter, translating into MSPALLFAILIGYFALLLAVAWATSRNANNDSFFIGNKSSNWMLVAFGMVGTTLSGVTFVSVPGAVGVDGFGYAQIVIGYVIGYVAVAYVLLPLYYRLQLTSIYHYLDVRLGRRAYQSGAGFFIVSRLLGATARLYLVVNILQAIILDSLGVPFWLSTLVVLAMILLYTYKGGVKTIVWTDTLQTSAMLFGLFACVWILLGELNMSVPESLNQMQSQGLARIFTHDLDSPNFWLKQIVAGALITITMTGMDQEMMQKTISVKTLKDSQKNMLTLTAVLVVVLLSFLFLGGLLYLYAPIAGVTASGDKIFPAVVMGHLPAALQVVFLIALISALFPSADGAITALTSSTCIDLLGIKRRTDMTEAAKESLRRRVHLGFAALFLLLVLGFKAADNPSMIGVILKLAAYTYGPLLGLFAFGMLTRRTLTDRLVPYITIGAPILCALLEYNQEHLLGSYRLGLELLMVNGILVYAGLFAISQKEKAGTAAVTV; encoded by the coding sequence ATGTCCCCGGCACTCCTTTTCGCAATCCTCATCGGCTACTTCGCGCTCCTGCTCGCCGTGGCCTGGGCGACCTCCCGCAACGCCAACAACGACAGCTTCTTCATCGGTAACAAGAGCAGCAACTGGATGCTGGTCGCCTTCGGCATGGTCGGCACCACGCTGTCCGGCGTGACCTTCGTGAGCGTGCCGGGCGCGGTCGGTGTCGACGGCTTCGGCTATGCCCAGATCGTGATCGGCTACGTGATCGGCTACGTCGCCGTGGCTTACGTGCTGCTGCCGCTGTACTACCGCCTGCAGCTGACCTCGATCTACCACTACCTCGACGTCCGCCTCGGCCGCCGTGCTTACCAGAGCGGGGCGGGCTTCTTCATCGTGTCGCGCCTGCTCGGCGCCACCGCGCGGCTGTACCTGGTCGTAAATATTCTGCAGGCGATCATCCTCGACAGCCTCGGCGTGCCGTTCTGGCTCAGCACCCTCGTCGTGCTGGCCATGATCCTGCTGTATACCTACAAGGGCGGCGTCAAGACCATTGTCTGGACCGACACCCTGCAGACCAGCGCCATGCTGTTCGGCCTGTTCGCATGCGTCTGGATCCTGCTAGGCGAACTGAACATGTCGGTGCCGGAAAGCCTGAACCAGATGCAGTCGCAAGGTCTGGCCAGGATCTTCACGCACGATCTGGACAGCCCCAACTTCTGGCTCAAGCAGATCGTGGCCGGCGCCCTGATCACGATCACGATGACCGGCATGGACCAGGAAATGATGCAGAAGACAATCTCGGTCAAGACCCTGAAGGACTCGCAGAAGAACATGCTGACCCTGACCGCGGTGCTGGTCGTGGTGCTGCTCTCCTTCCTGTTCCTGGGCGGCCTGCTGTACCTGTACGCGCCGATCGCGGGCGTCACGGCAAGCGGCGACAAGATCTTCCCGGCCGTGGTGATGGGCCACCTGCCGGCGGCGCTGCAGGTCGTGTTCCTGATCGCGCTGATCTCGGCCCTGTTCCCCAGCGCCGACGGCGCGATCACGGCGCTGACCTCGTCGACCTGCATCGACCTGCTGGGCATCAAGCGCCGTACCGACATGACGGAAGCGGCCAAGGAAAGCCTGCGCCGCCGCGTGCACCTGGGCTTCGCCGCGCTGTTCCTGCTCCTGGTGCTGGGCTTCAAGGCGGCCGACAACCCGAGCATGATCGGGGTGATCCTGAAGCTGGCAGCCTATACCTACGGCCCGCTGCTGGGCCTGTTCGCCTTCGGCATGCTCACGCGCCGCACGCTGACCGACCGCCTGGTGCCGTACATTACGATTGGCGCACCGATTCTTTGCGCTCTCCTTGAGTACAATCAGGAACACTTGCTCGGTTCTTACCGCCTTGGACTGGAATTGCTTATGGTAAATGGCATACTCGTGTATGCCGGCCTGTTCGCCATCTCCCAGAAGGAAAAGGCCGGGACGGCCGCAGTCACCGTGTAA
- the sppA gene encoding signal peptide peptidase SppA yields the protein MAFKPLSALRRAFGMLWRAVDVSRRTFMNLLFLLFVIIVISIMTSGGVKPIGEKTALVLELKGDLVEQYQSSLEDTVLDSIGGDSKRSVRLRDLLRVLDAAAKDKNIGTVVLLLDQLDGGGLAQLREVGAALDRVKAAGKKVVAWGGTYDQKRYLIASHADEVYVHPMGMVLIEGFGARRNYYRDALDKLGVTVNLIKVGTYKSFAEPYIANGPSDAAREADSFLYNALWQDYTAQVEKNRKLAAGSVARWIETLPQQMEAAEGSAAQVALRAKLVDGIKTRDEIRDMLAKRGAWDQRIKSFRQVGYHDYLARHEVRPFGDAVGVITASGNITEGTSGPGVVGGVTTANLIRQAREDDQVKAVVLRVDSPGGSAYGSELIRRELELTRAAGKPVVVSMGSVAASGGYWISMAADEVIADPATITGSIGVFTILPTAEKVSDKLGIHTEGVTTTWLADAYNPLRPIDPRFSALVQSSINHVYSEFTTKAAQARKTTPAKIDEVGQGRVWTGAQAKERGLVDRLGGYRDALASAAKRAKLGEDYRVAYIERPVSRIERFLNMMGASTAQAVNIQVKLGLMEAALPAGPVAQVAQDMAFLKDVADGRKPFAAVTHCLCGTP from the coding sequence ATGGCTTTCAAACCCCTGAGTGCGCTGCGCCGCGCTTTCGGCATGCTGTGGCGCGCGGTCGACGTATCGCGCCGCACCTTCATGAACCTGCTGTTCCTGCTGTTCGTCATCATCGTCATCTCGATCATGACCTCGGGCGGCGTCAAGCCGATCGGCGAGAAGACCGCCCTGGTGCTGGAGCTGAAGGGCGACCTGGTCGAGCAGTACCAGTCGAGCCTGGAGGACACGGTGCTCGATTCGATCGGCGGCGACAGCAAGCGCAGCGTGCGCCTGCGCGACCTGCTGCGCGTGCTCGATGCCGCGGCGAAGGACAAGAACATCGGCACCGTCGTGCTCCTGCTCGACCAGCTGGACGGCGGCGGCCTGGCCCAGCTGCGCGAGGTCGGCGCCGCGCTCGACCGCGTCAAGGCTGCCGGCAAGAAGGTGGTGGCCTGGGGCGGCACCTACGACCAGAAGCGCTACCTGATCGCCTCGCACGCGGATGAAGTCTATGTGCACCCGATGGGCATGGTGCTGATCGAAGGTTTCGGCGCACGCCGCAACTACTACCGCGACGCCCTCGACAAACTGGGCGTGACGGTCAACCTGATCAAGGTCGGCACCTACAAGAGCTTCGCCGAACCGTATATCGCCAACGGTCCGTCGGACGCCGCCAGGGAAGCCGACAGCTTCCTGTACAACGCCCTGTGGCAGGATTACACGGCCCAGGTCGAGAAGAACCGCAAGCTCGCCGCCGGCAGCGTGGCGCGCTGGATCGAGACCCTGCCGCAGCAGATGGAAGCGGCCGAGGGCAGCGCGGCGCAGGTGGCGCTGCGCGCCAAGCTGGTGGACGGCATCAAGACCCGCGACGAGATCCGCGACATGCTGGCCAAGCGCGGCGCCTGGGACCAGCGCATCAAATCCTTCCGCCAGGTCGGCTACCACGACTACCTGGCGCGCCACGAAGTCCGTCCCTTCGGCGATGCGGTGGGCGTGATCACCGCCTCCGGCAACATCACCGAAGGCACGAGCGGCCCGGGCGTGGTGGGTGGCGTCACCACCGCCAACCTGATCCGCCAGGCGCGCGAGGACGATCAGGTCAAGGCAGTGGTGCTGCGCGTGGATTCGCCCGGCGGCAGCGCCTATGGCTCGGAGCTGATCCGGCGCGAGCTGGAACTGACGCGCGCTGCCGGCAAGCCGGTGGTGGTGTCGATGGGCAGCGTGGCCGCATCGGGCGGCTACTGGATCTCGATGGCGGCCGACGAGGTGATCGCCGACCCGGCCACCATCACCGGCTCGATCGGCGTGTTCACCATCCTGCCGACCGCCGAGAAGGTGAGCGACAAGCTGGGCATCCATACCGAAGGCGTCACCACCACCTGGCTGGCCGATGCCTACAACCCGCTGCGTCCGATCGACCCGCGTTTCAGCGCGCTGGTCCAGAGCAGCATCAACCACGTGTACAGCGAGTTCACCACCAAGGCGGCGCAAGCGCGCAAGACCACGCCGGCGAAGATCGACGAAGTGGGGCAGGGCCGGGTCTGGACCGGCGCCCAGGCCAAGGAACGCGGCCTGGTCGACCGCCTGGGCGGCTATCGCGATGCGCTGGCGTCGGCCGCCAAGCGGGCCAAGCTGGGCGAGGACTACCGGGTCGCCTACATCGAGCGGCCGGTCAGCCGCATCGAGCGCTTCCTGAACATGATGGGCGCTTCGACGGCGCAAGCCGTCAATATCCAGGTCAAGCTCGGCCTGATGGAAGCGGCGCTGCCAGCCGGCCCCGTGGCCCAGGTGGCGCAGGACATGGCCTTCTTGAAAGACGTCGCCGATGGCCGCAAGCCCTTCGCCGCGGTGACGCACTGCCTGTGCGGCACGCCGTGA
- a CDS encoding efflux RND transporter periplasmic adaptor subunit — MDSNQSPKSALTSPPPPSPQARRRKRLIGTVIAVLAMAGLAALAWYLTHRPAGEGAGGPPGAAGARGPGGGGGPGAGGGGRGGRGGPATTVGVATAEQADIPILIDALGTVVPAATATVRPQVSGVVQKILFTEGQAVKAGQVLATIDPRPFEMALLQARGQRQRDEAQLENARLLLGRYRTLLEQESIARQEVDTQAALVKQLEGTVMTDRAAEGIAQLNVGYTQVKAPISGRVGLRTVDIGNLVNTGDANGVAVITQLSPIDVEFTVPQDQVPALQGRIAQGAKLPATALDRTRTDKLATGSFIALDNQVDVQTGTVRAKARFANSDNKLFPSQFVNLRLQLDMIDNAVVVPVTALRHGANGDFVYVLDPQEKTVSQRAVTRGQASVDKVQIKTGLKVGEQVITEGADRLRDGAKVTLPGNRPQGARVQGGAGQGEGRRQRQGGQQ; from the coding sequence ATGGATTCGAACCAGTCCCCCAAGTCCGCCCTCACGAGCCCGCCACCCCCATCGCCCCAGGCCAGGCGCCGCAAGCGCCTGATCGGTACCGTCATCGCGGTGCTCGCGATGGCCGGCCTGGCGGCGCTGGCGTGGTACCTGACCCACCGTCCGGCGGGCGAGGGCGCAGGCGGCCCGCCGGGGGCGGCCGGCGCCCGCGGTCCCGGTGGCGGCGGCGGTCCTGGCGCCGGTGGCGGCGGCCGGGGCGGGCGCGGCGGGCCCGCGACCACGGTCGGCGTTGCGACCGCCGAACAGGCAGATATCCCGATCCTGATCGACGCCCTCGGCACCGTGGTGCCGGCGGCGACCGCCACCGTGCGGCCGCAGGTCTCGGGCGTGGTGCAGAAGATCCTGTTCACCGAAGGTCAGGCGGTCAAGGCCGGCCAGGTGCTGGCCACGATCGATCCGCGCCCCTTCGAGATGGCGCTGCTGCAGGCGCGCGGCCAGCGCCAGCGCGACGAGGCCCAGCTCGAGAACGCGCGACTGCTGCTCGGCCGCTACCGCACCCTGCTGGAACAGGAGTCGATCGCCCGCCAGGAAGTCGACACCCAGGCCGCGCTGGTCAAGCAGCTCGAGGGCACGGTCATGACCGACCGCGCGGCCGAAGGCATCGCCCAGCTGAATGTCGGCTACACCCAGGTGAAGGCGCCGATCTCCGGCCGGGTGGGCCTGCGCACGGTCGACATCGGCAACCTGGTCAACACCGGCGACGCGAACGGCGTGGCGGTGATCACCCAGCTGTCGCCGATCGACGTCGAATTCACCGTGCCGCAGGACCAGGTGCCGGCGCTGCAGGGACGCATCGCGCAAGGCGCGAAGCTGCCCGCCACCGCCCTGGACCGCACCCGCACCGACAAGCTGGCCACGGGCAGCTTCATCGCGCTCGACAACCAGGTTGACGTGCAGACCGGCACGGTGCGCGCCAAGGCGCGCTTCGCCAACAGCGACAACAAGCTGTTCCCGAGCCAGTTCGTCAACCTGCGCCTGCAACTGGACATGATCGATAACGCGGTGGTGGTGCCGGTGACGGCGCTGCGCCATGGGGCCAACGGCGACTTCGTGTACGTGCTCGATCCCCAGGAAAAAACGGTGTCGCAGCGCGCGGTGACGCGCGGGCAGGCGAGCGTGGACAAGGTGCAGATCAAGACCGGCCTGAAGGTGGGCGAGCAGGTGATTACCGAAGGCGCGGACCGCTTGCGCGATGGCGCCAAAGTGACGCTGCCGGGCAACCGGCCGCAGGGAGCGCGTGTACAGGGAGGCGCCGGACAGGGCGAAGGTCGACGCCAGCGACAAGGGGGCCAACAATGA
- a CDS encoding T6SS immunity protein Tli4 family protein, producing the protein MTVLTPRLQPMFEKTKAVCFGRFMIDVPAATTVAWGDVSVPLGVSVYPNGVNEVEAMAQTFIDELKSEKAIYLNDIPLLISVEEITHPEGKIVTGYEGFEAISELKINGYFKLNDDGVVIDSRPLDNMKDRVTSDIISIAQRLRPRAEHEVPAEPGNCIEHAFLPDKPGTKKERRAELISIGFRLKEFPDTHLSISIRPSNPHRSESNTLKWQLERLEKNLKAENPNHPRLKTKILP; encoded by the coding sequence ATGACCGTACTCACTCCTCGCCTGCAGCCAATGTTCGAGAAAACCAAGGCCGTCTGCTTCGGGCGTTTCATGATCGACGTGCCTGCCGCAACCACGGTTGCTTGGGGAGACGTTAGTGTTCCTCTCGGCGTCAGTGTGTACCCGAACGGCGTGAACGAAGTTGAAGCCATGGCGCAAACATTTATCGACGAGCTAAAAAGCGAGAAGGCTATCTATCTCAATGACATTCCCTTATTGATTTCAGTTGAAGAAATAACTCACCCTGAGGGAAAAATCGTAACCGGTTACGAAGGTTTTGAGGCGATCAGTGAGCTTAAAATCAATGGTTATTTCAAGTTGAACGATGACGGAGTGGTGATCGATTCTCGTCCCTTGGATAATATGAAAGATCGTGTGACTTCGGATATCATTAGCATCGCCCAGCGTTTGCGACCGCGTGCGGAGCATGAAGTACCTGCTGAACCTGGCAATTGCATCGAGCATGCCTTCCTGCCAGATAAACCGGGCACGAAGAAAGAGCGTCGTGCCGAACTCATCAGCATCGGCTTTCGCCTGAAGGAATTCCCCGACACGCATTTGTCCATCTCTATTCGTCCTTCAAACCCGCACCGCAGCGAAAGCAATACGCTGAAATGGCAACTCGAACGGCTCGAAAAGAATCTGAAAGCCGAAAACCCGAACCACCCGCGCCTGAAAACCAAAATACTTCCGTAG
- a CDS encoding efflux RND transporter permease subunit — MSPSAPFIKRPVATALLMLAIVLAGLVGYRFLPLSALPQVDFPTIQVQTLYPGASPEVMARTVTAPLERQFGQMSGLTRMSSTSAAGVSVITLQFGLGQTLDVAEQEVQAAINAGGSLLPTDLPAPPVYAKVNPADAPVLTLAITSDTLPLTEVQNLVNTRLALKISQVSGVGLVTLSGGQRPAVRIQADTEALASYGLGLDTLRSAITAANANSAKGNFDGPTRSYAINANDQLLAVEDYQNLIVAYRNGNNGGAPVRLKEVARVVDSAENVRIGAWANMKPAIILNVQRQPGANVIATVDGIKERLPELQAGLPSAVRMDVLSDRTAGIRSSVEHVQMELLLAVVLVVLVIFAFLHSLRATVIASLAVPISLVGSFGVMYLMGYSLNNLSLMALTIATGFVVDDAIVMIENIARYIEEGEQPMAAALKGASQIGFTIISLTVSLIAVLIPLLFMGDVVGRLFREFAVTLAVTILISMVVSLTLVPMMSARWLKSHAEERPGRFAQKSQAFFDRVIGRYDVALGWVLARQGLTLLVALATLVLTALLWVVIPKGLFPTQDTGQLQARLQMRQSISYAEMARLQQLAAAEVLKDPAVASLSSYVGVDAANNTMLNTGTMLINLKSEERGDQEAIMNRLRSRVAEVAGVTLYLQPTQDLTIDAESGPTQYRLSIEGADSATVNEWARKLVAQMAKKKEVRNATTDAGAVGSAAYIDIDRDTASRLGITAASIDDALYSAFGQRIVSTIFTETNQYRVILEAQQEDGDGAMSPASLNNLQLRTSSGQPTPLSAVATIREAEAPLQITHVAQYPAATVGFDTAAGVSLGTAVDAIRAAAEEIKMPNAVSMTFLGASGAYQASLSNQLWLILAAVVCVYIVLGVLYESYVHPLTILSTLPSAGVGALLALWVTGQGLGVIGIIGIILLIGIVKKNAIMMIDFAIEAERDEGKAPLDAIRQAALLRFRPIIMTTLAALFAAVPLMLGTGEGAELRRPLGLAIFGGLIVSQLLTLFTTPVIYLAFDRLAQRRGGDKRGPAPNKPERIGA; from the coding sequence ATGAGTCCATCCGCCCCATTCATCAAACGCCCGGTCGCGACGGCCCTCTTGATGCTGGCCATCGTGCTGGCCGGCCTGGTCGGCTACCGCTTCCTGCCGCTGTCGGCGCTGCCGCAGGTGGACTTCCCGACCATCCAGGTGCAGACCCTGTACCCGGGCGCCAGTCCCGAAGTGATGGCGCGCACGGTCACCGCGCCGCTGGAGCGCCAGTTCGGCCAGATGTCGGGCCTGACGCGCATGAGTTCCACCAGCGCGGCCGGGGTCTCGGTGATCACCCTGCAGTTCGGCCTCGGCCAGACGCTGGACGTGGCCGAGCAGGAAGTGCAGGCTGCGATCAATGCGGGCGGCTCGCTGCTGCCCACCGACCTGCCGGCGCCCCCGGTCTACGCCAAGGTCAACCCGGCCGACGCGCCGGTGCTGACCCTGGCGATCACCTCCGACACGCTGCCGCTCACGGAGGTGCAGAACCTGGTGAACACGCGCCTGGCGCTCAAAATCAGCCAGGTCTCGGGCGTCGGCCTGGTGACCCTGTCGGGCGGCCAGCGCCCGGCCGTGCGGATCCAGGCCGATACCGAGGCGCTTGCTTCGTACGGCCTGGGCCTGGACACCCTGCGCTCGGCCATCACGGCGGCCAACGCCAACAGCGCCAAGGGTAATTTCGATGGCCCCACGCGTTCCTATGCGATCAACGCCAACGACCAGCTGCTGGCCGTCGAGGATTACCAGAACCTGATCGTCGCCTACAGGAATGGCAACAACGGCGGCGCCCCGGTGAGATTGAAAGAGGTGGCGCGCGTGGTCGACAGCGCCGAGAACGTGCGCATCGGGGCCTGGGCCAACATGAAGCCGGCCATCATCCTGAACGTGCAGCGCCAGCCGGGCGCCAACGTGATCGCCACCGTGGACGGCATCAAGGAGCGCCTGCCCGAGCTGCAGGCGGGCTTGCCAAGCGCGGTGCGCATGGACGTGCTGAGCGACCGCACCGCCGGCATCCGTTCCTCGGTCGAGCACGTGCAGATGGAACTGCTGCTGGCCGTGGTGCTGGTGGTGCTGGTGATCTTCGCCTTCCTGCACAGCCTGCGCGCGACGGTGATCGCCAGCCTGGCGGTGCCGATCTCGCTGGTCGGCAGCTTCGGCGTCATGTACCTGATGGGCTACAGCCTGAACAACCTGTCCTTGATGGCGCTGACGATCGCCACCGGCTTCGTGGTCGACGATGCGATCGTCATGATCGAGAACATCGCGCGCTACATCGAAGAGGGCGAACAACCGATGGCGGCCGCGCTCAAGGGCGCGAGCCAGATCGGCTTCACCATCATCTCGCTGACCGTGTCCCTGATCGCGGTCCTGATCCCGCTGCTGTTTATGGGCGACGTGGTCGGCCGCCTGTTCCGCGAATTCGCGGTGACCCTTGCCGTGACCATCCTGATCTCGATGGTGGTGTCGCTCACCCTGGTGCCGATGATGTCGGCGCGCTGGCTCAAGAGCCATGCGGAGGAGCGCCCGGGCCGCTTCGCGCAAAAGTCCCAGGCCTTTTTCGACCGCGTGATCGGGCGCTACGACGTGGCGCTCGGCTGGGTGCTGGCGCGCCAGGGCCTGACCCTGCTGGTGGCCCTGGCCACCCTGGTGCTGACCGCCTTGCTGTGGGTCGTGATTCCGAAAGGCCTGTTCCCGACCCAGGACACCGGCCAGCTGCAGGCCAGGCTGCAGATGCGCCAGTCGATCTCCTATGCCGAGATGGCCAGGCTGCAGCAGCTTGCCGCCGCCGAAGTGCTGAAGGATCCGGCGGTCGCTTCGCTCAGCTCCTACGTGGGCGTGGACGCGGCCAACAACACCATGCTCAACACCGGCACCATGCTGATCAACCTGAAGTCCGAGGAACGCGGCGACCAGGAAGCGATCATGAACCGGCTGCGCAGCCGGGTGGCCGAGGTGGCGGGCGTGACCCTGTACCTGCAGCCGACCCAGGACCTGACCATCGACGCCGAAAGCGGGCCGACCCAGTACCGCCTGTCGATCGAGGGCGCCGACAGCGCCACCGTGAACGAATGGGCGAGGAAGCTGGTCGCCCAGATGGCGAAGAAAAAGGAAGTGCGCAACGCCACCACCGACGCCGGCGCGGTCGGCAGCGCCGCCTACATCGACATCGACCGCGACACCGCCTCGCGCCTGGGCATCACGGCGGCTTCGATCGATGACGCGCTCTACAGCGCCTTCGGGCAGCGCATCGTCTCGACCATCTTCACCGAGACCAACCAGTATCGGGTGATCCTCGAGGCCCAGCAGGAGGACGGGGATGGGGCGATGTCGCCGGCCAGCCTGAACAACCTGCAGCTGCGCACCAGCTCGGGCCAGCCGACCCCGCTGTCGGCGGTGGCCACCATCCGCGAGGCTGAGGCGCCGCTGCAGATCACCCACGTGGCCCAGTACCCGGCCGCCACCGTCGGCTTCGACACCGCCGCGGGCGTCTCGCTCGGCACCGCGGTGGACGCGATCCGCGCAGCGGCCGAAGAGATCAAGATGCCGAATGCGGTGAGCATGACCTTCCTCGGCGCCTCGGGCGCCTACCAGGCCTCGTTGTCGAACCAGCTGTGGCTGATCCTGGCGGCCGTGGTCTGCGTCTACATCGTGCTGGGCGTGCTGTACGAGAGTTATGTGCACCCCTTGACCATCCTGTCGACGCTGCCGTCGGCCGGCGTGGGCGCGCTGCTGGCCCTGTGGGTGACCGGGCAGGGGCTCGGGGTGATCGGCATCATCGGCATCATCCTCCTGATCGGCATCGTCAAGAAGAACGCGATCATGATGATCGACTTCGCCATCGAGGCCGAGCGCGACGAGGGCAAGGCGCCGCTGGACGCGA
- a CDS encoding T6SS immunity protein Tli4 family protein: MHDWADGFEGLSRSPDQADIHGIHDFGIDFQGVPHDPLKPFVLILMQTGVANNAAGATKPSLTDEEAIAVWDKITSTIRVRPTGAAAVKTTGTDPQPRFPLGELAATGRTCPQTGMWESNEASDTESSRRRYIQAGETMPRVTVLGKPSLWQKLKGEAPSHQLATVWKLVDYSDQRALAIAPVDTPLVAQSHPEDGARRLPNVTILAIGCTRNTRPNNKAERCATSFVSVTRHPMAAR, from the coding sequence ATCCACGATTGGGCCGACGGTTTCGAAGGCCTGTCCCGCTCGCCAGACCAGGCCGACATCCACGGCATTCACGACTTCGGCATCGATTTCCAGGGGGTGCCGCATGATCCTCTGAAACCGTTCGTGCTTATCCTCATGCAAACCGGCGTCGCCAACAACGCCGCCGGCGCTACCAAACCCAGCTTGACCGACGAAGAAGCCATTGCGGTGTGGGACAAGATAACCAGCACTATCCGTGTGCGCCCGACCGGCGCCGCGGCGGTAAAGACCACAGGCACCGACCCGCAACCGCGTTTTCCGTTGGGAGAGCTTGCCGCCACCGGACGCACCTGCCCGCAGACGGGTATGTGGGAATCCAACGAAGCATCCGACACCGAAAGCAGCCGGCGCAGGTATATCCAAGCTGGCGAAACAATGCCGCGGGTGACAGTGCTTGGCAAACCATCTCTCTGGCAAAAGCTTAAAGGAGAAGCACCTTCCCATCAACTGGCAACAGTCTGGAAGCTGGTAGACTATAGCGACCAGCGTGCTCTTGCCATTGCGCCAGTTGACACGCCATTGGTCGCGCAAAGTCATCCAGAGGATGGCGCTAGAAGATTGCCGAACGTAACAATTCTGGCGATAGGCTGCACCAGAAACACCCGCCCGAACAACAAGGCTGAGCGATGTGCAACGTCATTCGTCTCGGTGACCCGACATCCCATGGCGGCAAGGTAG